The region TTTTCCACCAAATTATTTTGTTCCTTATTGTCCATCTCTCCTATATATAATTCATTTTGAATTTTCCTAAGACCCAGGCACTCAAAAACTCTTTCAATCTTTTCCCGGTTTGTTTTAAATTTTATATCAAAACTTACAAGCATATACATGAAATAAACTATATTGATGATATGCTTTAATTTTAATTGCTGCTGGGATTCCTATTTTTATCAACCATCTGTATTCATTTCACACACTTCCATATCTCCTGATTTTGGTTAAATAACTTTGTTTAAAACATAATGTTTTTAATTTAATATCGTAGAATTGATTATGTTTTATTAAATTTTATTGAAAATTGTATAATTTAATTAAATAAAAACTTTTAAATATATAATAATGCCATATTATTAAACGGAGTTTGGTTTTAAAAACAGAGATTCATCACCTACAACAGAAATAACGGATATTAAAATAACCCTTAAGGAGGAATTATTTAAATGAAAAATCGTGATTTTAAAGAAAATCAAGTCAAATTATTTCAGAATAAGAAAATAAGAACCAAATGGAATTCTGAAATAGAAGAAGATTATTATTTTTCGGTGATTGATGTTGTAGGAGTACTCAGTGAAAGTAAAAACCCCCGTAAGTATTGGAGTGTTCCTAAAACAAGATTAAACAGTGAAGGTGTTGAAGTGGCTACAATTTGTAGCCAGTTGAAAATGCCCGCTAAAGATGGTAAATTGCGCAAGACCGATGTTGCAAATTCCAAACAGTTATTCAGAATCATACAATCAATACCTTCACCGAATGCTGAACCATTCAAACAGTGGCTGGCACAGGTTGGAAGCGAAAGAATTAATGAGATAGCAGATCCCGAATTGGCGATTGAAAGGGCAATAGCCACTTAGAATGAGAGGTATTGAAATAAGAAAGGATTTAACCGGTGAATGGGATAGGTCAGGCGTTGAGAAATGATTGGAATATGCAATACTTACAGATGAAATTAGTAAATCTTCATTTGGATTAACCACCAAGCAGCACAGGCAATTCAAAGGATTGAAAAAGGAAAGCTATGACCAATGAGGAATTGGTTATTAATATGCTGGGCGAACTGGCAACTACAGAAATTAGTAAAAGCGAAAATCCTGAGGGTTTTAAAGAAAGTAAACTGGTGGCAAAACATGGTGGGGATATTGCAGGTAATGCCCGAAGAGAACTGGAGGCAAATACCGGTAAAAAAGTGGTAAGTAAAAAAACTGCAAAAAATCCTAATTTGTTGGATGAATAAAATTTTTTTTATAGTTTTAAATTGCAATAATGAATTATCGAATTTCATTATTCCCCTTTCAATTTTTTATATATAATTTCTCGATTTTGATTTTTGATTTTTTTAATAGATTTTGGCATTTCTTCTTAAAATTTCGTGATGGGTAAAAAAATCCAAAATCATTCAAAATCACCATTTTTGCATCGTATGATGTACATGTATTGGTTTACATACAACATTAAAATAAAAACTCGCAAATCATTCAAATTTTATATATAAAAATAACGTATATTTTATGTAATAATATACAGTTAAAAAGAAAAGATACGAAGTCTTTATATATTCATAAAATCAATAGTATAACAAGGGTTAGGTATAAAAATTTAGGAGGCAAAACAGCTTATGATTGAAGTTAATGAGCTAACGGACTACCTAGATGAATACTTAGAAGAAAAACAAGAGGTAAAAAACTTAACTGAAGAAACAATCAAGAAACAAACATTTAATATATCTAAATTTATTGAATATCTTGAAAATGAGGGAATTGATGAATTAAATAACAGTAATGTTAAAAAACAATTACGACATTATCGTAGATACTGTTTAAAACAACGTGGGAATAAAAGAACAACTGTTAAAACATATATGATGAATATCTTGGAATTTATCAATTCAGAAGATGTTCAGGAGGAAATACAACATGATCCTATTAAAATGAAGGATATTATTGAAGTTAAAGCAGAAGATCCTGAAACCGCTAAAAAAAGAATTGAAAAAATTTCCCTAACATGGCCACAATCTAATTTTTTCCTCGA is a window of Methanobrevibacter gottschalkii DSM 11977 DNA encoding:
- the cas2 gene encoding CRISPR-associated endonuclease Cas2 gives rise to the protein MYMLVSFDIKFKTNREKIERVFECLGLRKIQNELYIGEMDNKEQNNLVEKINAIIKDYDSVLIMPICQNCYLKKETCGREIKFQNDLYRVY
- a CDS encoding BRO-N domain-containing protein, with the protein product MKNRDFKENQVKLFQNKKIRTKWNSEIEEDYYFSVIDVVGVLSESKNPRKYWSVPKTRLNSEGVEVATICSQLKMPAKDGKLRKTDVANSKQLFRIIQSIPSPNAEPFKQWLAQVGSERINEIADPELAIERAIAT